The following are encoded together in the Desulfococcus multivorans genome:
- a CDS encoding SAM-dependent methyltransferase, whose amino-acid sequence MKTYEQAINDHYSRDNLTDSIQSALDRSGHVVSSHEDTAGFDEFHIRGREATRELADLAGLEKGMTVLDLGCGIGGPARTLAAEYGCIVTGIDLVAEYCRAAEMLTAKVGLSERVRFQHGDMTALPFDPETFDVVWTLHTTMNIENKAALFSGVARVLRPGGLLALYEVCSGDVKPPYYPVPWASDGTIDFLVPSDVLKRLISVSGFTEVAWRDVSTASLDWLRRTIDAKKTAAAAGAPRTVGLGVVMGKTAAQKSGNMVRNLDEDRIRIFQGVFRRAS is encoded by the coding sequence ATGAAGACCTACGAACAAGCTATCAACGATCACTACAGCCGGGACAATCTCACCGACAGCATTCAGTCGGCGCTTGACAGGAGTGGACACGTCGTCTCTTCACACGAGGATACCGCCGGGTTTGATGAATTTCACATCCGGGGACGAGAGGCCACGCGGGAGCTGGCCGATTTGGCCGGGCTGGAAAAGGGGATGACGGTTCTTGATCTGGGGTGTGGGATCGGCGGACCTGCGCGGACCCTGGCGGCGGAGTACGGGTGCATCGTGACCGGGATCGATCTCGTGGCGGAATACTGCCGGGCCGCGGAAATGTTGACGGCAAAGGTCGGCCTCTCGGAACGGGTTCGTTTTCAGCACGGCGATATGACGGCATTGCCTTTTGATCCGGAGACTTTTGATGTCGTTTGGACATTGCACACCACCATGAACATCGAGAACAAGGCGGCGCTTTTTTCAGGGGTGGCTCGGGTGCTCAGGCCCGGAGGGCTCCTGGCCCTCTACGAGGTGTGCTCAGGGGATGTCAAGCCGCCGTATTATCCTGTTCCCTGGGCAAGCGACGGCACCATCGACTTCCTTGTCCCGTCCGATGTCCTGAAACGCCTGATTTCCGTTTCGGGGTTCACGGAAGTGGCGTGGCGGGACGTTTCTACGGCGTCCCTGGACTGGCTGAGACGGACGATAGATGCCAAAAAAACCGCAGCCGCAGCGGGCGCTCCCCGAACCGTGGGGCTGGGTGTCGTGATGGGCAAGACGGCGGCTCAGAAAAGCGGCAACATGGTTCGGAACCTCGATGAGGATCGGATTCGTATCTTCCAGGGTGTTTTCCGGCGTGCTTCCTGA
- a CDS encoding FadR/GntR family transcriptional regulator, producing MKIELKPIKPKRISDQVFEQLRELIFRGELKPGEKIMPERELADALGVSRTSVRDALRKLVVMGFLDQKQGQGTFVRGTESIRKSPLAVAMENQDASLTDLLEVRMGLETNAAALAARRADEKDIGFLEKSLKELEDQIRNGELGNEADVSFHMAITYATKNPVQIYLMKIFFDFLFIGIKENLRYLYEDPSNIDQIFNQHVAIIEAIKNRDAEGAFAAMKHHIDFVMDFFKNFHQEDT from the coding sequence ATGAAAATTGAACTCAAGCCGATCAAACCCAAGCGAATATCCGACCAGGTCTTCGAACAGCTGAGAGAGCTCATTTTCCGAGGCGAACTTAAACCCGGCGAAAAAATCATGCCGGAACGGGAGTTGGCTGACGCCCTGGGCGTCAGCCGAACCTCGGTCAGGGATGCCCTCAGAAAACTGGTAGTGATGGGATTTCTGGATCAGAAGCAGGGACAAGGCACCTTCGTACGCGGCACCGAATCCATCCGGAAGAGCCCCCTCGCCGTTGCCATGGAGAATCAGGATGCCTCGCTCACGGACCTGCTCGAGGTAAGGATGGGTCTGGAAACCAACGCAGCGGCCCTCGCGGCTCGACGGGCGGATGAGAAGGATATTGGATTTCTCGAAAAAAGCCTTAAGGAACTGGAAGATCAGATCCGAAACGGCGAATTGGGAAACGAGGCGGACGTATCGTTTCATATGGCCATCACCTATGCGACCAAAAATCCGGTTCAGATCTACCTGATGAAGATCTTCTTCGATTTCCTGTTTATCGGGATCAAGGAAAACCTCCGGTATCTATACGAAGACCCCAGCAACATCGACCAGATCTTCAACCAGCACGTCGCCATCATCGAGGCCATCAAAAACCGGGATGCCGAAGGCGCTTTTGCAGCCATGAAACATCACATCGATTTCGTGATGGATTTTTTCAAGAATTTCCACCAGGAGGACACGTAA
- a CDS encoding (Fe-S)-binding protein: protein MSDMKALAHLMKELEDQLVVCMRCGMCQSVCPLYDQTGREADVARGKLALLDGLMHEMFKDPEGVYERLNKCLLCGSCAANCPSGVNVLEIFMKARAILTGYMDLPPAKKLVLRGMLAHPELFDRMAEWGARFQKVFTRPVNDVVGTSCARVISPLLGRRHFKNLAETPFHKMVPVLKTRPGKSGVRAAFYVGCLIDKIFPHIAQAVVDVLTYHEVGIVLPENQACCGIPAVSSGDMKTFRSLLEHNLNSFNPGEFDYLVTACATCTSTFKEVWPAMAEAAGNGDMGLLRRVERIAEKTMDINAFMVNIIGLAPPVRGVGGDTENPPEVITYHDPCHLKKALGVSVEPRAMIKANPRYQLKEMASSDWCCGMGGSFNLQYYGISSTIGRQKRDNIVATGCSSVATGCPACMLQIADALSRSGDRVAVRHPVEIYAEQLKRHEN, encoded by the coding sequence ATGTCCGATATGAAAGCGCTCGCCCATCTGATGAAGGAGCTCGAAGATCAGCTCGTGGTTTGCATGCGGTGCGGCATGTGCCAGTCGGTTTGCCCCCTTTACGACCAGACCGGCCGTGAGGCGGACGTTGCCCGGGGTAAACTGGCGCTCCTGGACGGTTTGATGCACGAGATGTTCAAGGATCCGGAAGGGGTTTACGAACGGCTTAACAAGTGTTTGTTATGCGGGTCCTGCGCCGCAAACTGTCCCTCGGGTGTCAATGTTCTGGAAATTTTCATGAAGGCAAGGGCCATCCTCACCGGATACATGGACCTTCCGCCGGCGAAAAAACTGGTGCTGAGAGGCATGTTGGCCCACCCCGAGTTGTTCGATCGAATGGCCGAATGGGGTGCCAGATTCCAGAAAGTCTTCACCCGGCCCGTAAACGACGTCGTGGGCACATCCTGCGCAAGGGTCATTTCCCCGCTGCTTGGCCGCCGACATTTCAAAAATCTGGCGGAAACCCCTTTTCACAAGATGGTGCCGGTTCTGAAAACCCGTCCGGGAAAATCCGGCGTTCGCGCCGCCTTTTACGTGGGGTGCCTCATCGACAAGATCTTCCCGCACATCGCCCAGGCGGTCGTCGACGTGCTCACCTATCACGAAGTCGGCATTGTCCTGCCGGAGAACCAGGCCTGTTGCGGGATCCCGGCTGTTTCCTCCGGAGACATGAAAACCTTCAGAAGTCTCCTGGAGCATAATCTCAACAGCTTCAACCCCGGTGAGTTCGATTATCTCGTCACCGCCTGCGCCACCTGCACCTCAACCTTCAAGGAGGTTTGGCCGGCCATGGCCGAAGCTGCGGGAAACGGCGACATGGGGCTGTTGCGAAGGGTGGAGCGGATCGCTGAAAAAACGATGGATATCAATGCGTTTATGGTCAATATCATCGGGCTTGCCCCCCCGGTCCGCGGTGTTGGCGGCGACACCGAAAATCCACCCGAAGTCATCACGTATCACGATCCCTGCCACCTGAAAAAAGCGTTGGGCGTCTCGGTGGAGCCCAGGGCCATGATCAAGGCGAACCCCCGTTATCAGTTGAAGGAGATGGCATCGTCCGACTGGTGTTGCGGCATGGGGGGCAGTTTTAATTTGCAGTATTATGGAATTTCTTCTACTATCGGCCGCCAGAAACGGGACAATATCGTGGCGACCGGATGCTCGTCCGTGGCGACCGGGTGCCCGGCATGCATGCTTCAGATTGCCGACGCCCTTTCGAGATCCGGAGATCGCGTTGCCGTCAGGCATCCCGTCGAAATTTACGCGGAGCAATTGAAACGACATGAAAATTGA
- a CDS encoding FAD-binding oxidoreductase: protein MLNPALIKEFKNIVGAENVFTDDADLLTYSYDAAVVKPVVPALVIRPTTSEALGRSVKVCGENGLPVTVRGAGTNLSGGTVPTAREGVVILTNGLKRILEINEADMYAVVQPGVVTAQFAAAAQAKGLFYPPDPGSQAVSTLGGNVAENAGGLRGLKYGVTSDYVMGLKFFDTNGEIVKTGAKTVKCATGYNLTGLLVGSEGTLGVFDEITLKLIPLPAHRKAMMAVFNQIIKASEAVAAIIAARIIPCTLEFMDNFTIRAVESYSRAGLPTDAAALLLIEVDGHPAMVEEDAVKVEEICRQQGAVDIRVAKDDAERDKVWAARRSALSALAKLKPTLVLEDATVPRSRIPEMVQAMQDIAAKYRLEIGTFGHAGDGNLHPTILTDKRNTEEWERVEAAIAAIFDKALAMGGTLSGEHGTGIAKSCFLEKETSPATIQYSRAVKAALDPRNILNPGKIIGG, encoded by the coding sequence ATGCTCAATCCCGCTCTCATCAAGGAATTCAAGAACATCGTGGGTGCCGAGAATGTCTTCACCGACGACGCAGACCTTCTCACCTACTCCTACGACGCCGCCGTGGTCAAGCCGGTTGTCCCCGCATTGGTGATCCGTCCCACGACCAGTGAAGCGCTGGGTCGCAGCGTGAAGGTCTGCGGCGAGAACGGTCTGCCCGTCACCGTGCGCGGAGCGGGCACCAACCTGAGCGGCGGCACCGTTCCCACGGCTCGGGAAGGTGTCGTCATTCTGACCAACGGCCTGAAGCGGATCCTGGAAATCAATGAAGCGGACATGTACGCCGTGGTTCAGCCCGGAGTGGTGACCGCCCAGTTCGCCGCGGCCGCCCAGGCCAAAGGGCTCTTCTATCCGCCGGACCCCGGAAGCCAAGCCGTTTCGACCCTTGGTGGAAACGTCGCGGAGAACGCCGGCGGCCTCAGGGGCCTCAAATACGGTGTCACTTCGGATTATGTCATGGGGTTGAAGTTCTTTGATACGAACGGGGAGATCGTCAAGACCGGCGCAAAAACCGTCAAATGCGCCACCGGCTACAATCTGACCGGTCTCCTGGTGGGATCCGAGGGAACCCTTGGCGTTTTCGATGAAATCACGCTGAAACTCATTCCCCTCCCGGCGCATCGCAAAGCCATGATGGCCGTCTTCAATCAGATCATCAAGGCATCCGAGGCGGTGGCGGCCATTATTGCCGCCCGGATCATCCCCTGTACCCTCGAATTCATGGACAATTTTACGATCCGCGCCGTGGAAAGCTACAGCCGGGCAGGCCTTCCCACCGACGCCGCGGCCCTTCTTCTCATCGAGGTTGACGGCCACCCCGCCATGGTCGAGGAGGACGCCGTAAAGGTGGAGGAAATCTGCCGGCAACAGGGCGCCGTCGACATTCGTGTCGCCAAGGACGATGCCGAACGCGACAAGGTCTGGGCTGCCCGGCGCAGCGCCCTGTCAGCCCTCGCCAAACTCAAGCCCACCCTGGTGCTGGAGGATGCCACGGTCCCCCGAAGCCGGATTCCCGAGATGGTTCAGGCCATGCAGGATATCGCGGCAAAATACCGTCTCGAAATCGGCACGTTCGGTCACGCCGGGGATGGAAATCTTCACCCCACCATTCTGACGGACAAGCGAAATACCGAGGAGTGGGAGCGGGTTGAAGCCGCCATCGCAGCGATTTTCGACAAGGCTCTTGCCATGGGCGGTACGCTGTCGGGCGAACACGGCACCGGCATTGCCAAGTCATGCTTTCTGGAAAAAGAGACCAGTCCTGCCACCATCCAGTATTCCCGCGCCGTCAAGGCGGCGCTCGACCCCAGGAACATTTTGAATCCCGGCAAGATAATAGGAGGCTGA
- a CDS encoding (Fe-S)-binding protein — protein sequence MRQYPPKPEKVYFFGTCLIDMAYPEAGMAAIHLIQREGVEVVFPHEQSCCGQPAYNSGFPEEARRVAEKQLEIFSKPYPIVVPSGSCAGMMRHHYPRLFAKDPGLSRVKAFSERIFELTEFLVHVLHIQLEDRGEPVTVTWHSSCHAAREMGVIEDSKSLIRQLGNVKLVTLENEHQCCGFGGTFAVKQPEISEAMVTDKIDDIRKTGAAEVLGGDCGCLMNITGAMSYRRIPITGRHIAEFIWERIHD from the coding sequence ATGCGTCAATATCCCCCAAAACCCGAAAAGGTCTACTTTTTCGGCACCTGTCTGATCGACATGGCCTATCCGGAAGCGGGTATGGCCGCTATCCATCTCATCCAACGCGAAGGCGTGGAGGTCGTCTTTCCGCACGAACAGTCCTGTTGCGGTCAGCCGGCTTACAACTCCGGATTCCCGGAGGAGGCTCGTCGGGTGGCGGAAAAACAGTTGGAGATATTCTCCAAGCCCTATCCGATAGTCGTCCCGTCAGGCTCATGCGCGGGTATGATGCGCCACCATTATCCCAGACTTTTCGCGAAAGATCCGGGTCTATCCCGGGTCAAAGCCTTTTCGGAGCGGATTTTCGAGCTGACGGAATTTCTGGTCCATGTTCTCCACATCCAGCTGGAGGACCGGGGGGAGCCGGTCACCGTGACATGGCATTCCTCCTGTCACGCCGCTCGGGAGATGGGCGTCATCGAAGACAGCAAATCTCTTATCAGGCAGCTTGGAAACGTCAAACTGGTGACGCTTGAAAACGAGCACCAGTGCTGCGGATTCGGCGGCACTTTTGCGGTCAAGCAACCGGAGATTTCCGAGGCAATGGTGACGGACAAGATCGACGATATCCGGAAGACGGGCGCCGCGGAGGTGCTGGGCGGCGACTGCGGCTGTCTCATGAACATTACCGGCGCCATGAGCTATCGGCGGATACCGATCACCGGTCGACATATCGCCGAATTCATATGGGAGCGCATTCATGACTGA
- a CDS encoding LutB/LldF family L-lactate oxidation iron-sulfur protein yields MTETQFDFQANIRKALANRQLRSNLSFAMGSMTAKRKAIFSDAAAFEALRAQGNAIRRRALLQLPELLERLEKKCIENGMSVHWAETTDEANRIVLGILRDHHARRLVKGKSMVSEEMHLNRFLADHGVESLETDLGEFIIQLDGETPSHIIVPAIHKNKQEIARTFHEKIPNTPYTEAVEELNAIARKTLRRKFYEGEVGLSGVNMAVAETGTLCLVENEGNGRMCTTVPPVHIAVMGLEKVVEKLSDVPPLLRLLTGSATGQLITTYVNMISGPRKPDEKDGPREIHLILLDNGRSRILSDEQLRQTLQCIRCGTCLNHCPVYTRIGGHAYGFIYPGPIGEILTPQMEGLDKAGGIPTASTLCNACEEVCPVKIPIPDLIRRLRNESYDPNGSVPGHGFKRTFAEAAVWKAWALVNRHRGLNALVTKMAPVLSPILPRLGPLEAWTRGRIRPRFSQKSLHERVREKGIKDA; encoded by the coding sequence ATGACTGAAACCCAATTCGACTTTCAGGCCAATATCCGTAAAGCCCTGGCCAACCGACAGCTGAGATCGAACCTCTCGTTCGCAATGGGCAGCATGACCGCCAAGAGAAAGGCGATCTTCAGCGATGCAGCGGCTTTCGAGGCGCTCAGGGCCCAGGGAAACGCCATCCGGAGGCGTGCCTTGCTCCAACTGCCGGAACTGCTTGAGCGGCTCGAAAAGAAATGCATCGAAAACGGCATGTCGGTCCACTGGGCCGAAACAACCGATGAGGCCAACCGGATCGTTCTCGGCATTCTTCGGGATCATCATGCCCGGCGGTTGGTCAAGGGCAAATCCATGGTCTCCGAGGAGATGCATCTCAACCGGTTTCTCGCCGACCACGGTGTCGAGTCCCTTGAAACGGATCTGGGGGAATTCATCATTCAGCTCGACGGGGAGACGCCGTCCCATATCATTGTCCCGGCCATTCACAAAAACAAGCAGGAGATCGCCAGGACCTTCCACGAGAAGATTCCGAACACGCCCTACACGGAGGCCGTCGAGGAGCTCAACGCCATCGCCCGGAAAACCCTTCGACGGAAGTTTTACGAAGGGGAGGTCGGGTTGAGCGGCGTCAACATGGCCGTTGCCGAAACCGGCACCCTCTGTCTCGTCGAAAATGAAGGCAACGGCCGAATGTGCACCACGGTTCCACCGGTTCACATCGCCGTGATGGGGCTTGAAAAGGTCGTGGAAAAGCTTTCCGACGTGCCGCCGCTGCTGCGGCTTCTCACGGGCTCGGCCACCGGACAGCTCATCACAACCTATGTCAACATGATCTCGGGGCCGAGAAAGCCCGACGAAAAGGACGGACCCCGGGAAATCCATCTGATCCTTCTGGATAACGGGCGCTCCCGGATACTGTCCGATGAACAACTGCGGCAGACGCTTCAATGCATCCGGTGCGGGACCTGCCTCAACCATTGTCCTGTCTACACCCGTATCGGCGGGCATGCCTATGGCTTCATCTATCCCGGTCCCATCGGAGAGATCCTGACCCCTCAAATGGAGGGGCTCGACAAAGCCGGCGGCATTCCCACGGCCTCGACGCTCTGCAATGCCTGCGAGGAGGTCTGTCCGGTGAAGATTCCCATACCGGATCTGATCCGACGGCTCAGGAACGAAAGTTACGACCCGAACGGATCGGTGCCGGGGCACGGATTCAAACGGACGTTTGCCGAGGCCGCCGTGTGGAAGGCATGGGCGCTGGTCAATCGCCACCGGGGCTTGAACGCCCTCGTCACGAAAATGGCGCCTGTTTTGAGTCCGATCCTGCCGCGTTTAGGCCCTCTTGAGGCATGGACCCGTGGTCGGATCCGACCGCGTTTTTCCCAAAAAAGCCTTCATGAGAGGGTCAGAGAGAAAGGGATCAAGGATGCCTGA
- a CDS encoding LutC/YkgG family protein: MPEKSRERILRRISSALGDRRNLPSVPAPLQTPPLSREEKIEQLKTRMTAMRSEVHVVPKGDRDALWTDRLKTIVVEKGLKQMLYAPGTPVGDAVAAAWAAGDAGLPVLEPYDAPVETFKEALFSMDAGITATMGGIADTGALILWPDENEPRLMSLVPEVHIAVLDADRIYESFSEAMEKCVWADGMPTNALLISGPSKTADIELVLAFGVHGPKELVVLILT, encoded by the coding sequence ATGCCTGAAAAATCACGTGAACGGATCTTGCGAAGAATAAGCAGTGCTCTGGGAGATCGACGGAACCTTCCGTCTGTTCCCGCACCGCTTCAAACGCCTCCTTTGAGCCGGGAGGAAAAGATCGAACAACTGAAAACCCGGATGACGGCAATGCGAAGCGAGGTGCATGTGGTCCCGAAAGGGGACCGTGACGCGCTGTGGACGGATCGTCTGAAGACCATCGTCGTCGAAAAAGGGCTGAAGCAGATGCTCTACGCCCCCGGGACGCCGGTGGGAGACGCCGTGGCAGCGGCATGGGCTGCAGGGGATGCGGGACTTCCCGTACTCGAACCCTACGACGCACCGGTGGAAACCTTCAAGGAAGCCCTTTTCTCTATGGATGCGGGCATCACCGCGACCATGGGCGGCATCGCCGACACCGGCGCTCTGATCCTCTGGCCCGACGAAAACGAACCCCGTCTCATGTCCCTCGTCCCCGAGGTCCACATCGCCGTTCTTGACGCCGATCGCATCTATGAGAGCTTTTCCGAAGCGATGGAGAAATGCGTGTGGGCCGACGGGATGCCCACCAACGCGCTCCTGATATCCGGACCGTCCAAAACCGCCGATATTGAACTGGTGTTGGCGTTCGGTGTTCACGGGCCCAAAGAACTGGTGGTCCTGATCTTGACCTGA
- a CDS encoding L-lactate permease: MSLGFQSFMAVLPILTAAVLLVGFRWPAKWAMPICYVVAVLISFIFWHVDVVRIVASTIQGLFITADILFIIFGAILLLNTLKHSGAISAIRTGFTKISPDRRVQVVLTAWLFGAFIEGASGFGTPAAIAAPLMVAIGFPALGAVMIGMMIQSTPVTFGAVGTPILIGVKGGLENPQLTALLAEVGMDFSQYLQLITAASAIFHAIAGTLIPTFMVVMMTRFFGRNKSWTEGLSILPFSIMGGLAFTIPYMLTGIFLGPEFPSLIGALIGMAIMTTAATKGFLVPKDIWDFPPREEWEPGWMSQMEIKLDALTSKKPMNLTLAWIPYLLVAIILVLTRLGQLPLGTWLKSVKFPWSDILGTGISAAFVPLYLPGAILCFVVLITYFLHKMSWNELSLAIKESSSILLGAGFVLIFTIPMVRVYINSGVNAAGYSSMPLAMAEWVAANVGQVWPFFAPLIGALGAFIAGSNTVSNLMFSLFQHGVAQNLAISGVVVVALQAVGAAAGNMFCIHNVVAASATVGLLGQEGNTLRRTIIPTLYYCILVGILGLLVIYAMGYHDPLNAYLVSR, encoded by the coding sequence ATGAGTTTAGGATTTCAATCTTTCATGGCGGTGCTGCCCATTCTGACGGCAGCCGTTCTTCTGGTGGGATTTCGTTGGCCGGCAAAATGGGCCATGCCCATCTGCTACGTGGTAGCCGTTCTGATTTCATTTATTTTCTGGCATGTGGATGTCGTGCGCATTGTCGCATCGACGATCCAGGGGCTTTTCATCACCGCAGACATTCTGTTTATCATTTTCGGCGCCATTCTGCTGCTCAACACTCTCAAACATTCAGGCGCCATCAGCGCCATTCGAACCGGTTTTACCAAAATCAGTCCGGACAGGCGGGTGCAGGTCGTGTTGACGGCCTGGTTGTTCGGTGCCTTCATCGAGGGGGCCTCGGGGTTCGGCACCCCTGCAGCCATCGCGGCGCCCTTGATGGTGGCGATCGGGTTTCCGGCATTGGGGGCCGTCATGATCGGCATGATGATCCAGAGCACCCCCGTAACCTTCGGGGCTGTGGGAACCCCCATTCTCATCGGTGTCAAGGGGGGGCTGGAAAATCCCCAGCTGACGGCCCTGCTGGCCGAGGTAGGCATGGATTTCAGCCAGTATCTTCAGCTGATTACAGCTGCATCCGCCATCTTCCACGCCATTGCGGGAACCTTGATTCCCACGTTTATGGTGGTGATGATGACGCGTTTCTTCGGCAGGAACAAATCGTGGACCGAAGGCCTGTCGATTTTGCCGTTCTCCATCATGGGCGGCCTTGCTTTCACCATACCGTATATGTTGACCGGTATATTTCTCGGCCCTGAATTTCCCAGCCTCATCGGCGCGCTCATCGGTATGGCCATTATGACGACCGCAGCCACCAAGGGGTTCCTGGTACCCAAGGACATCTGGGATTTCCCGCCCCGGGAAGAATGGGAACCCGGCTGGATGAGCCAGATGGAAATCAAACTGGATGCCCTGACCTCTAAAAAACCCATGAATCTCACCCTGGCATGGATTCCTTACCTGCTGGTGGCCATTATCCTCGTGCTGACGCGGTTGGGACAGCTGCCCCTGGGTACCTGGCTCAAAAGCGTCAAATTTCCCTGGTCGGACATACTCGGTACGGGCATCAGCGCTGCTTTCGTGCCCCTCTATCTGCCCGGGGCCATCCTTTGCTTCGTCGTATTGATCACTTATTTTCTCCACAAAATGAGCTGGAACGAACTCTCGCTCGCCATCAAGGAATCCAGCAGCATTCTCCTGGGCGCCGGATTCGTGCTCATTTTCACCATTCCCATGGTTCGGGTGTACATCAACTCCGGCGTCAATGCCGCCGGATATTCCAGCATGCCCCTGGCCATGGCTGAATGGGTGGCCGCCAATGTGGGGCAGGTCTGGCCTTTCTTCGCACCGCTCATCGGTGCACTGGGCGCCTTTATCGCGGGCAGCAACACGGTCAGCAACCTCATGTTCAGCCTGTTTCAGCACGGCGTCGCCCAGAATCTCGCCATTTCGGGTGTCGTGGTCGTGGCCCTTCAGGCCGTTGGCGCTGCTGCGGGGAACATGTTCTGCATCCACAATGTGGTGGCGGCATCCGCTACCGTCGGATTGCTGGGTCAGGAAGGCAACACCCTCCGCCGGACCATCATTCCAACCCTCTATTATTGCATCCTCGTCGGTATTCTCGGCCTGCTGGTAATTTATGCCATGGGATACCATGATCCTCTGAATGCTTACCTGGTGAGTCGTTAG
- a CDS encoding efflux transporter outer membrane subunit: MRIKIISLGALAALLLTGCTMIPEYSRPDAPVPDQWPTGPAYDGTVSGRQAPPAADLQWRQFFTGKRLSRIIETALANNRDLRVAALNVERARAFYRIQRAELLPRIDAVGSGYAERVPADLSSTGNSRTIEEYRADIGTTAWEIDFFGRIRSLEKQAMEEYLATEYARRSAQILLIAETANAYLTLAADRENLQLARSTLEAQEESHHLIQRRFDVGLAPKIDLWQVRQRVDAARLDVARYTELTAQDENALNLLVGTPVAAHLLPEGLSSVTPPPDISPGISSEVLLRRPDILQAESLLKAANANIGAARAALFPRISLTTAVGTASDELSGLFKSGSGTWMFSPGITMPVFDPRIWSALDVSKAERELTLARYEGAIQAAFKEIADALATKGTVGHQLDAQRSLVEATSETYRLSNSRYEKGIDTYLSVLDAQRSLYAAQQGLITTRLAEASNKVRLYAVLGGSSD; the protein is encoded by the coding sequence ATGAGAATAAAGATTATTTCACTCGGGGCACTGGCGGCCTTGCTGTTGACGGGATGCACCATGATCCCGGAATATTCTCGTCCGGATGCGCCGGTACCCGACCAGTGGCCGACAGGTCCGGCCTACGACGGCACCGTGTCCGGACGACAGGCGCCGCCGGCTGCCGATCTGCAATGGCGACAATTCTTCACCGGCAAACGACTTTCGAGGATCATTGAAACGGCCCTGGCAAACAATCGCGACCTGCGGGTGGCCGCCTTGAACGTGGAGCGAGCCCGGGCGTTCTACCGGATTCAGCGGGCGGAGCTGTTGCCGCGAATCGATGCCGTGGGCAGCGGCTATGCGGAACGGGTGCCCGCCGATCTTTCCAGTACCGGGAATTCACGCACCATAGAGGAGTATCGAGCGGACATCGGCACCACTGCCTGGGAGATCGACTTCTTCGGCCGTATTCGAAGCCTGGAAAAGCAGGCTATGGAGGAATATCTGGCCACGGAATATGCCCGTCGCAGCGCCCAGATATTACTGATAGCCGAAACGGCCAACGCTTATCTGACCCTTGCGGCGGATCGCGAAAACCTGCAACTGGCCCGTTCCACCCTGGAAGCGCAAGAGGAATCCCACCATCTGATTCAGCGCCGCTTCGATGTGGGGCTCGCACCCAAGATCGATCTGTGGCAGGTCCGGCAGAGAGTAGATGCAGCGCGGTTGGACGTGGCCCGATACACCGAACTCACGGCCCAGGACGAGAACGCCTTGAACCTGCTGGTGGGCACTCCGGTAGCCGCCCACCTGCTCCCCGAGGGCTTGAGCAGCGTCACACCGCCGCCGGACATTTCACCCGGCATCTCCTCCGAGGTGCTCCTCCGCCGCCCGGACATTCTCCAGGCCGAAAGCCTGCTCAAGGCGGCCAACGCCAATATCGGCGCAGCACGGGCCGCCCTTTTCCCCCGTATATCGCTCACGACGGCTGTAGGAACCGCAAGCGACGAACTGTCGGGGCTCTTCAAGTCGGGTTCAGGCACCTGGATGTTTTCCCCGGGCATCACCATGCCGGTCTTCGACCCCCGCATATGGTCGGCCCTCGATGTGAGCAAGGCCGAACGCGAATTGACCCTGGCACGATACGAGGGGGCGATTCAGGCGGCATTCAAGGAGATCGCGGATGCCCTCGCCACCAAAGGAACCGTGGGGCATCAGCTGGACGCGCAGCGATCCCTGGTGGAGGCCACCAGCGAAACCTACCGGCTTTCCAATTCCCGGTATGAGAAGGGAATCGACACCTACCTGAGTGTGCTGGATGCCCAGCGGTCCCTTTACGCCGCGCAACAAGGCCTCATCACCACCCGCCTGGCGGAGGCGAGCAATAAGGTGCGACTGTATGCGGTATTGGGCGGGAGCAGCGACTGA